The DNA segment CGAGAGCATGATCATGAGCGACAACCGCCAGTGGGCCCGCGAAGCCATCCGCATTATCGAAGCGGACTTCCAGCGCAGCGCCGACACCCATCTGATCCCCTTGCCGCTACCGGGTTTCCCGGGTATCGAGTTGTATTTCAAGGATGAGTCCAGTCATCCCACCGGCAGCCTCAAGCATCGCCTGGCGCGGTCGTTGTTCCTGTATGCGTTGTGTAACGGCTGGCTCAAGCCCGGCGCGCCGGTGATCGAGGCGTCCAGCGGTTCGACGGCGATTTCCGAGGCGTATTTCGCGCGCATGCTCGGTTTGCCGTTCATTGCGGTGATGCCGGCGACCACCTCGAAAGAGAAAATTGCGCAGATCGCTTTCTACGGTGGCCAGAGCCATCTGGTAAAGGATCCGACGCAGATTTACGCCGAATCCGAACGTCTGGCCCGCGAGCATGGCGGCCACTTCATCGACCAGTTCACCTATGCCGAGCGGGCCACCGACTGGCGGGCGAACAACAACATCGCCGAGTCGATCTTCCAGCAGATGCGTTTCGAGCAACATCCCGAACCGAGCTGGCTGATTTCCAGCCCCGGCACCGGCGGCACCACCGCGACCCTGGGTCGTTACGTGCGTTATCGCCAGCATTGCACCCGGGTGCTGTGCGCCGACGCCGAGCGTTCGGTGTTTTTCGATTACTACCAGACCGGCGACGCGAGTCTGCGCCTGGATTGCGGTTCGCGAATTGAAGGCATTGGCCGGCCACGGGTCGAGGCGTCGTTCCTGCCCAAGGTGATCGATGCGATGGTCAAGGTGCCGGACGCCTTGTCTCTGGCGGCCATGCATTATCTGGCGCAGCGTCTGGGACGGCATGTCGGCGGGTCGAGCGGCACCAACCTGATC comes from the Pseudomonas sp. RSB 5.4 genome and includes:
- a CDS encoding PLP-dependent cysteine synthase family protein, whose translation is MMSDNRQWAREAIRIIEADFQRSADTHLIPLPLPGFPGIELYFKDESSHPTGSLKHRLARSLFLYALCNGWLKPGAPVIEASSGSTAISEAYFARMLGLPFIAVMPATTSKEKIAQIAFYGGQSHLVKDPTQIYAESERLAREHGGHFIDQFTYAERATDWRANNNIAESIFQQMRFEQHPEPSWLISSPGTGGTTATLGRYVRYRQHCTRVLCADAERSVFFDYYQTGDASLRLDCGSRIEGIGRPRVEASFLPKVIDAMVKVPDALSLAAMHYLAQRLGRHVGGSSGTNLIGALMAAQQMKATGESGSIVAILCDGGERYADTYYDQAWLKAQGYELEGLMAAVAASAEKGEALPTSVLRANI